TGCCGTTGACCTCGAACGACTTCGTCCGTCTTTTGATCGTCGGTGCCGAAGATCGCCAATTGATCTCTGCTAATTGGGCCAATACTTCAGCTTGCTTTGCCATCCCTTCCTTGATGCTTGCCTTCATCTCATCAGTGGCGATCGTGGCCTGGATCTTTTCGAGTTCTGGCTTCACTTTTGAGATCGCGATCTGCGCCTCTTTCATCGCAACGGCCGCTGATCTTTCTGAATCGCGCATTGCACGAGCGATCGCACGGTTTGCAATAGCAGAATTCAAGGCGGCTTCATCGACTGCTTCGACTTCGCCGACGTCACCCTCTTTCAGAAGATTCGTCGCCGGACTTTGGGTTCGACCATCTTTCTGCCGCAATATCGATAGTCCGCCGTTGACGCTGTTGAGTCTCACCTGTGCCTCACCATTACCAAGTCGGCCATGAAGATTTCGCCCGATGTATTCTCCTTTCTTCACCGGCAGGCCAAAGTCATTGGCGATCACGCCGTTCAGGGAATCGGCCTTGATGGTCGCGTTGACATCGGAAGGCAGTGTCAAGTTAGCCCTGCCGTTCACTGTGTTAAGCGATATCCTGCTTCCGGCCTCAACGCGTTCGAACGCTGCTGAGACTTCCCCGTTCACGGTTGAGAGTTCGGCATTTCCCCGAAGGTTCGAGGCGTTTACATTGCCATTCACGGCTGATGCCTTTGTGAAATTCACGAAATTAGCGACCGTAACCGATCCGTTGACCGTCTCTATAGCGCTCAGGACCGCAGTCCTTGGGACCGAGAGTTTGTAATGGACCTCGAGCTTGCGTGTGCGGCTCCGATCGCTTCGGTCGCCATATCTCCAGCCCTTATAATCGGTCTCTACCTTCAACGAATCCGGGCGATCTGTCACGATTATTTCGACTTCGTTGAGCGTCTCGGCCGAATCCGCAACTTTAGTAGCCTCCAGCCTTACCTCGCCGCGATCCCATGCTTCGATAGCGATCGACCCGTTAATGTTCGAGACACTGACCTTGCCATTCGGGGTCAGCGTGTAGGTCTTTTCAAACTTATCCGTCACGTCGTGAACCGCAATCACCTGCAACGAACGTTCAGCGACCGCGTTTTTTTCGTTCAGACTGACAGGCGTATCGCCGCCAGATGCAAGGAATAGGCCGGCAACAACTATCGAATATAACCAACTCATTATTTTTCTCCGTTATGACTGCTATTTGGGAAAACTCCCGTTTCTGCAAACAAAACACCGCCTCCAAACTATTTGTGACATTTTTTTTGTTAGATTCGGACATTGATTTACCGATCGATAATGGCTGCAACATATGTATGCCCTGCAACATCTGACAGATTTACATATAAGGTGTGATTTGGTAGCCTACTGTGTTTGATCAGCGATTGGGACGGAGATCATCATGAATCTAAAGAATACGCGTTTACACATTCTTCGAAAGCCTACGCAGCTGTCGGCTTGCGCGAAGACCGGCGTGTCTCTCCATTGTCATACTGAGCATTCAAAGGAAATGCTCGACTTCGTTCCACACTACGCCGAAAAGCTTCCGATAATTGCGCAGTTCTGGAAACGCGAAAGAGATAATTACCTGAAAAAAGAAGGCAAGGGCATCGACTTCTCTAGCGCCTATTGGTCGCCACCAATGAATCCTGATGCGGTTTACGAGATCGAGAAAAAGCAGATCAACGATACGGGAATTGATGCGATCGTTTCATTGACTGACCATGACAGCATTGATGCGACGCTGAAGGTCAATGAAACCGAGCCGAATACACACGCGCCGATCTCTATGGAATGGACGGTTCCTTTTGAGTATGGCTATTTTCATGTTGGTGTCCATAATCTGCCAAAGGCCCGAGCAGTTGAACTGACCAAGACACTGCTTGATTACACCTTCATCGACGAGAATCATACGAACGAGAAACTCGCCGAGATGTTCGCGATGCTCAACGAGATCCCATCTGTGTTGGTAATACTGAACCACCCGCTATGGGATATCGAACTTGTTGGAAAGGAACGGCATGAGGCTTTGCTGAAAGACTTCATTCGTGTCCATGGAAAATGGATCCATGCATTCGAGATCAATGGTTTCCGTGCATGGTCGGAAAACAAGGCGGTCATCGAAATGGCAGAGTCCCTCGGAATGCCGATCGCCACTGGCGGTGACCGACACGGCTGCAAACCGAATACGGTGATCAATCTAACCAACGCCTCGACGTTTGATGAGTTCGTAGATGAGATCAGGGGCGAAAAACGGAGCGAGGTTGTGTTGATGCCGGAGTACGAGCATCCCATCCACTCGCGGCAGCTGCAAAGTTTCTCTGAGATACTGAACCACTACCCTGAATTTCCGGATGGCAGACAGCGATGGTTCGACCGCGTATATTTCGACGTCGGCGACGGTCACGGACTTCGCCAGCTTTCAGTCCACTGGCAGCGTGGCGGACCGACGTGGCTGCGATGGGCGATATGGACACTCGGAGTTTTGGGCAGCCCAAAGGTAAGGCCGGTCTTCCGCCTTGCACGCAAAAAACGCGACCGTGTGCCGAAACACGCGGCTGAAACGCGATTTGAGATACCGAATGTCGAAGAGGTCGCGCACAGTTTGTCCTCGGAACCGGCTTCTTAGTTCGCATAATACGTTTTGTGGCACATGATCGGTGCCGAATAAAAGGGATCATTAGATGGCGGTCATGGGCCGCCTATATATTTTAAAGAGCCAATTTTTTGTGAGCGAACTTTTAAGAATTGCATTTTTCCCCGATTCGTATCTCGAGGTTAACGGAGCGGCAATGACCTGCAAGCGGTTGGTCGATTACGCCAAGCGAAACGATCGTCCATTCCTTGTTGTCCATGCAGCACCAAAGTCAGAGGCCTGGAAGGACGGCAGTGTTGATTATTTGGCCTTGAAACGCTCTCCGATCTCGTTCTCTCTCGACGAGGAACTAGCTTACGACCCATTGTTTCAGCGTCATACGAATAAGGTTTTACGAGCGCTGCTTGAGTTTCGCCCGGATATTATTCACATCACAGGACTTAATGATGTAGGTATAATGGGTTCTTATCTTGCCTGGAAACTGCAGATCCCGCTACTTGGCTCGTGGCACACGAACGTACACGAGTTTGCTGCACAACGATTGCGAAGAATGCTTCGCTTTTTGCCCGACAAAATGGTCAACGGCATTTCGAATTTTGCCGAACGGAAGATACTCGACGGGACCGTTCTTTATTACAAGATGCCGAAGGTCGTACTTGCTCCGAATCAAGAGCTTGTCGAACTTCTCGGCCAAGGAACCCACCGGGTTTCTCGTCTGATGGGCCGCGGCGTCGATACCGAGATGTTCTCACCGTCAAAACGTACGGTTGATGATGAGATAATTCGACTTGGGTTCGTCGGTAGGCTTCGCGCGGAAAAGAATGTCAGGTTGTTGGTCGAACTGGAACACGCGTTGATCAAAGCCGGAAAGAAAGGATTCAAGTTTCTGATCGTCGGCGAAGGCAATGAGCGCGAGTATCTTGAAAAAAATCTCAAGAACGCTGAGTTTACTGGTTTTCTCTCGGGTGAAAAGCTGTCAGAAGCATACGCGAACATGGACATTTTCGTATTCCCGTCTGAAACTGATGCGTTCGGAAACGTAGCTCAAGAGGCCGCTGCATCGGGTGTTGTGCCGATAGTTTCGGACAAAGGCGGGCCTAAATATCTCGTGACGCACGGAGAAACCGGCTTCATCGCCGCCGGTTTCGACGATTTTCTTAAATACACGATCGAATTGATGGAAGACAAAGACAAGCTTGAAGCAATGCGAATTCGGGCTCGTGACGGAGCCCTTTCGAGTTCCTGGGACACGATCTTCGCAGGCGTGTTTGATGCCTATGAAGAGACAATTCGCGTTGCCGAAATGCGAAAGAGAATAAATGAAGAAAAGGCAGGTGAACGGTAGGATAATGGAGTAGTCAGCTTCCTTTGTTCGACACTCCGAAGCGGAGTTGGGTCGGATTTATGAAAGAGATCACGTTTGAAGAAACTGCGGTAGAAACATCGTCGAATACGATCGGCGATGCCCTGCGGTCACTCTGGAAAGACCCGGGTCAGTTCGTCCGACTTTGGAATTACAAAGGTGCCATCTTGAGCGGCATTGTTCGTGCACCGATTTTTCTTGCCACCTATTTGATCGGAAAGGAAACGCTCCGACTTGCGATCGCTGCGGCCCTTGTTCAGTTCAGTTTCCGTTTCTTATTTGCGGGTGTCGCAGGTGCGTTGATCCAATCGTTTCGGCGTGTAGAGCCTTTCTGGAAGGCCCTTTTGGCGATCTTGCTATTGATCCCTCTCGTCAGTCACGTTCTTGAATTCCTTCTTCAGACGATCTTCGGCTTTCTAACATCAACACAGGACCTGACCGGTGACGCGATCCTTCGTTCGATCTGCTTTTCGATCATTTCGGCCCTGTTCACCCTCTTCGCCATGCGGCGCGGCGTCATGATCGTCGGTGAATCGGAAAGCAAATCGTTG
The DNA window shown above is from Chloracidobacterium sp. and carries:
- a CDS encoding glycosyltransferase; the protein is MSELLRIAFFPDSYLEVNGAAMTCKRLVDYAKRNDRPFLVVHAAPKSEAWKDGSVDYLALKRSPISFSLDEELAYDPLFQRHTNKVLRALLEFRPDIIHITGLNDVGIMGSYLAWKLQIPLLGSWHTNVHEFAAQRLRRMLRFLPDKMVNGISNFAERKILDGTVLYYKMPKVVLAPNQELVELLGQGTHRVSRLMGRGVDTEMFSPSKRTVDDEIIRLGFVGRLRAEKNVRLLVELEHALIKAGKKGFKFLIVGEGNEREYLEKNLKNAEFTGFLSGEKLSEAYANMDIFVFPSETDAFGNVAQEAAASGVVPIVSDKGGPKYLVTHGETGFIAAGFDDFLKYTIELMEDKDKLEAMRIRARDGALSSSWDTIFAGVFDAYEETIRVAEMRKRINEEKAGER